The following proteins come from a genomic window of Aquimarina sp. MAR_2010_214:
- the rpmA gene encoding 50S ribosomal protein L27, which translates to MAHKKGVGSSKNGRESESKRLGVKIFGGQAAVAGNIIVRQRGTAHKPGENVYAGKDHTLHAKVDGLVKFTKKKDNKSYVSIVPFEA; encoded by the coding sequence ATGGCTCATAAAAAAGGAGTTGGTAGTTCGAAAAACGGTAGAGAATCAGAATCGAAACGCTTAGGTGTGAAGATATTTGGTGGACAAGCTGCCGTGGCTGGTAACATCATTGTAAGACAAAGAGGTACAGCCCACAAACCAGGCGAAAATGTATACGCTGGTAAAGATCACACCCTACATGCTAAAGTAGATGGTTTAGTGAAATTTACTAAAAAGAAAGATAATAAATCCTATGTTTCTATAGTTCCATTTGAAGCATAA
- the rplU gene encoding 50S ribosomal protein L21, whose protein sequence is MYAIVEIAGQQFKVAKDQKVFVHRLAGEEGDKVSFDKVLLAADGDKVTLGAPAIDGAQVGAKITRHLKGDKVIVFKKKRRKGYRVKNGHRQSLTEIVIESIVTSGAKKTAAKKAEPKAKAEKEVKASAPKAETKAAAPKKEAAKPKAGKEDLSTKTVAELKDMAKAQGISGISSMKKAELIEALQGK, encoded by the coding sequence ATGTACGCAATTGTAGAGATAGCAGGGCAGCAATTTAAAGTTGCAAAAGACCAAAAAGTATTTGTACATCGTTTAGCAGGAGAAGAAGGAGATAAAGTCTCTTTTGATAAAGTTCTTCTTGCAGCAGATGGAGATAAAGTTACTTTAGGCGCCCCAGCTATAGATGGAGCTCAAGTAGGAGCAAAAATCACAAGACACCTTAAGGGTGATAAAGTTATTGTTTTCAAGAAAAAGAGACGTAAAGGATACCGTGTTAAAAACGGTCACCGTCAATCTCTTACAGAAATTGTTATCGAAAGTATAGTAACTTCTGGAGCTAAGAAAACAGCAGCTAAAAAAGCTGAACCAAAAGCTAAAGCAGAGAAAGAAGTAAAAGCTTCTGCTCCAAAAGCTGAAACTAAAGCAGCCGCTCCTAAGAAAGAAGCAGCAAAGCCAAAAGCTGGTAAAGAAGATTTAAGCACTAAGACAGTAGCTGAATTAAAAGATATGGCTAAAGCTCAGGGAATCTCTGGAATTTCTTCTATGAAGAAAGCAGAATTAATTGAAGCTTTACAAGGAAAATAA